The nucleotide sequence CGGCAAAGCCCTGCCCCCGAGCGGCGGCGACGACCCGGGCCGAAAGCTGGTCGGGTGTCTGCTCCAGCAACAGGGCGTGGTCAAGGGGGAGGTAACGGTACAGGCCGGGCGCCAGTCCCTCGACCCGGAAAATCGCCAGATAGGTTTCAAAGGGGTGGCGGCACCCGGCGGAAGGGACGGTGCGCAATACCGCCGCCTCGTGCAGGCGGGCGCGCACCCCTTGCGTGCTCCAGAGGAGAAAGGCCAGCTCTTCCCGGCTG is from Desulfuromonas acetexigens and encodes:
- a CDS encoding nitroreductase family protein, coding for MSKPSISQSAGRHFLTDRIRLEVDWRRTAQSRGIAPPPAQKPAPEGATLIPLPDRESWAIPPCDLEEAIARRESRRRFLPSPLSREELAFLLWSTQGVRARLHEAAVLRTVPSAGCRHPFETYLAIFRVEGLAPGLYRYLPLDHALLLEQTPDQLSARVVAAARGQGFA